One stretch of Roseovarius mucosus DNA includes these proteins:
- a CDS encoding histone deacetylase family protein, with product MTTALITHPDCLGHVTPEGHPEQVARLERILEALEGKDVILVKAPLVAEDDLLRVHPKSHVEAIRAASPASGKVQLDADTWMSPGTLAAAHRAAGGAVRAVDLVLSGEADNVFVATRPPGHHAERETTMGFCLFGNVAVAAKYALDHHGLKRVAVVDFDVHHGNGTQDLLEDEPRAFFASSHQYPLWPGTGAAHETGPHDTILNVPLPPRSGGAVFRREYEEKVFPRVRAFKPDLILVSAGFDAHRDDPLADLMLETEDFAWVTERLCDLADELCGGKLVSCLEGGYNLYALAESVAAHVDVLIARGAA from the coding sequence ATGACCACAGCCCTGATCACCCATCCCGATTGTCTGGGCCATGTGACGCCCGAGGGCCATCCCGAACAGGTTGCGCGGCTTGAGCGTATTCTGGAGGCGCTGGAGGGCAAAGACGTGATCCTCGTCAAGGCACCCTTGGTGGCCGAGGATGACCTCTTGCGCGTGCATCCCAAAAGCCATGTCGAGGCGATCCGGGCGGCCTCTCCTGCTTCGGGCAAGGTGCAATTGGATGCCGATACCTGGATGTCGCCGGGAACGCTGGCGGCGGCGCATCGCGCTGCGGGCGGTGCTGTGCGCGCCGTAGATCTGGTGTTGTCGGGCGAGGCCGACAATGTCTTTGTCGCCACCCGCCCGCCGGGCCATCATGCCGAGCGCGAAACGACGATGGGATTTTGTCTCTTTGGGAATGTGGCCGTTGCCGCAAAATATGCGCTGGATCATCACGGGCTGAAACGGGTGGCGGTCGTCGATTTCGACGTGCATCATGGCAATGGCACGCAGGATTTGTTGGAGGATGAGCCGCGCGCCTTTTTCGCCTCGTCGCATCAATACCCGCTTTGGCCCGGCACCGGCGCCGCACATGAGACAGGGCCGCACGATACGATCCTCAACGTGCCGCTGCCGCCGCGCTCGGGCGGGGCGGTGTTTCGTCGAGAGTATGAGGAAAAGGTGTTTCCGCGCGTGCGGGCGTTCAAGCCGGATCTGATCCTTGTTTCTGCTGGGTTTGACGCGCATCGCGATGATCCGCTGGCCGATCTGATGCTGGAAACGGAAGATTTCGCTTGGGTTACAGAGCGGCTCTGTGATCTGGCGGATGAGCTTTGTGGTGGGAAACTGGTCAGTTGTCTTGAGGGCGGCTATAACCTCTATGCGCTGGCTGAAAGTGTGGCTGCGCATGTCGATGTGCTGATTGCGCGCGGCGCAGCCTGA
- a CDS encoding 2-keto-4-pentenoate hydratase: protein MTDPLTKALLEARNGGPKLPDTYGEGLTRERIFAVQTEVASALGSVGGFKVACPPGAPIIVAPIMAHDIYESPAKISLSEGEEAGVELEYAFRLIAPVPDTAAFDFEARLRDSVELLPAFELVQSRLANPKGAGAALKMLDNQLNGAVVLGEACRDWQGIDVTSAQAHLTLGDATLLDGVAKVPGEGAFATLCALVRALGDHCGGLQPGHIVITGSLNGLPWVTPPITAQGEIAGLGSVTMTLE, encoded by the coding sequence ATGACCGATCCCCTGACGAAGGCGCTGCTGGAGGCGCGGAATGGTGGCCCCAAACTGCCCGATACCTATGGCGAGGGGTTAACGCGCGAGCGCATCTTTGCGGTCCAAACAGAAGTCGCCTCTGCGCTTGGTTCTGTGGGGGGATTCAAGGTTGCTTGCCCGCCCGGCGCGCCCATCATCGTCGCCCCTATCATGGCCCACGACATTTACGAGAGCCCCGCAAAAATTTCCCTCTCAGAGGGCGAAGAAGCGGGCGTCGAACTTGAATACGCCTTTCGCCTGATTGCCCCAGTGCCGGATACCGCTGCGTTTGATTTCGAGGCGCGCTTGCGAGACTCGGTAGAACTGCTGCCTGCGTTTGAGTTGGTCCAGAGCCGCCTTGCCAATCCCAAGGGCGCCGGTGCAGCGCTCAAGATGTTGGACAATCAACTCAACGGCGCGGTGGTTCTGGGTGAGGCTTGTCGCGACTGGCAAGGGATTGACGTCACCAGTGCCCAGGCACATCTGACCCTTGGCGATGCCACCCTGCTTGATGGCGTGGCCAAAGTGCCCGGCGAGGGTGCCTTTGCCACGCTCTGCGCTCTTGTGCGCGCCTTGGGGGATCATTGCGGCGGCTTGCAGCCGGGGCATATAGTGATCACCGGATCGCTCAACGGGCTGCCTTGGGTGACGCCGCCGATCACCGCCCAAGGCGAAATCGCAGGCCTCGGCAGCGTCACCATGACACTGGAATGA
- a CDS encoding MFS transporter, translated as MRAGLILLCFAYVLSQFFRAFLAVLSGPLARDVGATPDDLATASGLMFVTFAAMQLPVGWALDRIGPRRTASALLLLGGGGGAALFAMAVSPLHINLAMVLIGAGCAPVLMSSYYIFARQFSVARFATLAAVMLGVGSFGNLVASYPMAWAAETIGWRAALWGLAAVSVVAALGILALVRDPEAVAGDTRGSLLDLLRMPVVWAILPLMFVAYAPAAGLRGLWAGPYLRDIFGLDTVQVGQATLVMGMAMIAGTFAYGPLDRVFKSRKWVIFTGNVICAAALMTLMLWPERSLGLSIALLAVIGLAGSTYPVLIAHGRAFFPAHLAGRGVTLLNLFGIGGAGVAQFASGPLFASAATGGAVAGYKALFALFTFALVIGLVIYLFSRDSME; from the coding sequence ATGCGCGCCGGACTGATCCTGCTGTGCTTTGCCTATGTGCTCAGCCAGTTTTTTCGCGCCTTTCTGGCGGTGCTGAGCGGTCCCTTGGCGCGCGATGTCGGGGCCACACCGGATGATCTGGCGACGGCCTCGGGTCTGATGTTCGTGACTTTCGCGGCGATGCAATTGCCGGTCGGCTGGGCGCTCGACCGGATTGGGCCACGGCGCACGGCGTCGGCTTTGCTGCTGTTGGGTGGCGGTGGTGGTGCGGCGCTTTTTGCAATGGCCGTCAGCCCGCTGCATATCAACCTTGCGATGGTGTTGATCGGCGCAGGCTGCGCGCCAGTCCTGATGTCCTCTTATTACATCTTTGCGCGGCAATTTTCGGTGGCGCGGTTTGCCACGCTGGCGGCGGTCATGCTGGGGGTGGGATCATTCGGCAATCTGGTGGCCTCTTATCCGATGGCATGGGCGGCAGAAACAATCGGATGGCGCGCGGCGCTTTGGGGATTGGCGGCGGTTTCGGTCGTGGCGGCATTGGGTATTCTGGCACTGGTGCGCGACCCAGAGGCAGTCGCAGGGGATACGCGCGGATCGCTTCTTGATCTGCTCCGGATGCCCGTGGTTTGGGCCATTCTGCCGCTGATGTTTGTGGCCTATGCGCCTGCGGCAGGGCTGCGGGGCCTTTGGGCCGGTCCCTATCTGCGCGATATCTTTGGGCTTGATACGGTGCAGGTCGGACAGGCGACGCTGGTTATGGGGATGGCGATGATCGCGGGCACCTTTGCGTATGGCCCCCTCGACCGGGTGTTCAAGTCGCGCAAATGGGTGATCTTTACCGGAAATGTCATCTGCGCAGCCGCCCTCATGACTTTGATGCTCTGGCCGGAACGCAGCCTTGGGCTGTCGATTGCCCTCTTGGCGGTTATCGGCCTTGCTGGGTCCACATACCCGGTGCTGATCGCGCATGGGAGGGCGTTCTTTCCGGCCCATTTGGCAGGGCGGGGTGTGACGCTGCTCAATCTCTTTGGCATTGGCGGTGCGGGCGTGGCGCAGTTTGCCTCGGGGCCGCTTTTTGCTTCTGCCGCGACCGGGGGCGCAGTCGCGGGCTACAAAGCGCTTTTTGCGCTGTTCACATTTGCTCTTGTCATCGGATTGGTGATCTATCTCTTCAGTCGCGACAGCATGGAGTGA
- a CDS encoding CaiB/BaiF CoA transferase family protein, with amino-acid sequence MNATGPLVGMKVIELAHIMAGPVCGLMLADMGADVIKVEKPDGDDSRRFVPPAINGESAAYMMMNRNKRGVALNLKDPEAVQVLHRLLEEADVVIENYRMGTMERLGLGYDDLRAINPRLIYCEISGFGRTGPYAERGGFDLIAQGMSGLMSITGEGPGRPPVKTGAPVSDITAGIVAAMGVSAAYARMLQTGQGQKVDTSLFEAAITQTYWQSAIAFATGVAPGPMGSAHPLNGPYQAFQTADGWINVGAANQRNWLRFLDVIGAPELNDDPRFASNHDRMQHLRELEDILNGYLRHETSEIWLARMEEAGLPAGPVLDILQMQADPQAQARDMIVEVQHPVAGPVKTLGHPVKFGETPANIRCAAPVLGQHSREVLREAGYNTQQIAAMIASGAVIAA; translated from the coding sequence ATGAACGCCACTGGCCCCCTTGTGGGGATGAAGGTGATCGAACTGGCCCATATCATGGCTGGTCCGGTCTGTGGCCTGATGCTGGCGGATATGGGCGCGGATGTGATCAAGGTGGAAAAGCCGGACGGCGATGACAGCCGGCGCTTTGTTCCCCCTGCGATCAACGGCGAATCTGCTGCCTATATGATGATGAACCGCAACAAGCGGGGTGTGGCGCTGAACCTCAAGGACCCAGAGGCGGTCCAAGTTCTGCACCGCCTGCTGGAAGAGGCTGATGTGGTGATCGAGAATTACCGCATGGGCACGATGGAGCGTCTGGGGTTGGGCTATGACGATCTGCGCGCCATCAACCCGCGCCTTATCTATTGCGAAATCTCGGGCTTTGGCCGTACGGGACCGTATGCAGAGCGTGGTGGCTTTGACCTGATCGCCCAAGGCATGTCGGGCCTTATGTCGATCACTGGCGAGGGGCCGGGGCGGCCCCCGGTCAAGACTGGTGCGCCGGTTTCCGATATTACGGCCGGGATCGTGGCGGCGATGGGTGTTTCTGCTGCCTACGCTCGGATGTTGCAAACGGGGCAAGGCCAAAAGGTGGATACCTCACTGTTTGAGGCCGCGATCACCCAGACCTATTGGCAATCGGCGATTGCCTTTGCCACTGGCGTGGCACCCGGCCCGATGGGGTCTGCGCATCCTTTGAACGGTCCCTATCAGGCGTTCCAGACCGCCGATGGCTGGATCAACGTGGGTGCCGCCAACCAACGCAATTGGCTGCGGTTTCTCGATGTGATCGGGGCCCCCGAATTGAACGACGACCCGCGTTTTGCCTCAAACCACGACCGCATGCAGCACCTCAGGGAACTCGAAGATATCCTCAACGGCTATCTTCGGCACGAAACGTCCGAGATTTGGCTGGCACGGATGGAAGAGGCCGGTCTGCCTGCCGGCCCCGTGCTGGATATCCTGCAAATGCAGGCCGACCCACAGGCACAAGCCCGCGATATGATTGTTGAAGTGCAGCATCCTGTGGCTGGTCCGGTCAAGACCCTTGGACATCCGGTCAAGTTCGGCGAGACCCCGGCAAACATCCGCTGTGCCGCGCCCGTTCTTGGCCAGCACAGCCGCGAGGTGCTGCGCGAGGCTGGTTATAACACGCAGCAGATCGCGGCGATGATCGCCTCGGGCGCGGTGATCGCAGCATGA
- a CDS encoding enoyl-CoA hydratase/isomerase family protein: MTEILSQVRGQTLWITFNRPDARNALTFAMYEGLASLCREVPTDGSIRAVVIHGAGGKAFAAGTDMTQFRAFDKPQDALDYEARIERVLEAVERCPLPTVAAINGACTGGGAAIAGVCDIRIAAANLKFGFPIARTLGNCLAAANLARLSSLMGAGRVREMIFTARLIGAEEAQGCGLISEVLEDEAALMSRAGALADTLAEMAPLTLRATKEAMRRVSAATRVEDADLIEMCYMSRDFHHGLEAFLAKKKPEWSGT; encoded by the coding sequence ATGACCGAGATTTTGTCGCAGGTCCGGGGGCAGACCCTCTGGATCACATTCAACCGGCCTGATGCGCGCAATGCACTGACCTTTGCGATGTATGAGGGGCTGGCCAGCCTATGCCGCGAGGTGCCGACAGATGGCAGCATCCGCGCGGTGGTGATCCACGGTGCAGGCGGCAAGGCGTTTGCCGCGGGCACCGACATGACGCAGTTTCGGGCCTTTGACAAACCGCAGGATGCGCTTGACTACGAGGCCCGGATTGAGCGTGTCCTAGAAGCGGTCGAGCGCTGCCCCCTGCCAACCGTCGCTGCGATCAACGGCGCCTGCACCGGCGGCGGCGCGGCAATTGCCGGGGTTTGTGACATCCGCATTGCCGCGGCCAATCTGAAGTTCGGCTTTCCCATAGCCCGCACCCTTGGAAACTGCCTGGCCGCTGCCAATCTGGCGCGCCTCTCATCCCTGATGGGGGCCGGGCGCGTGCGCGAGATGATCTTTACCGCCCGTCTGATCGGCGCAGAAGAGGCGCAGGGATGCGGCCTGATCTCGGAAGTGTTGGAGGATGAAGCCGCGCTTATGTCCCGTGCCGGGGCATTGGCCGACACGCTTGCCGAAATGGCCCCTCTCACGCTGAGGGCGACCAAAGAGGCGATGCGCCGCGTAAGCGCAGCCACCCGTGTCGAGGACGCAGACCTTATCGAAATGTGCTACATGAGCCGCGATTTCCACCACGGGCTCGAGGCCTTCCTTGCCAAGAAAAAACCAGAGTGGAGCGGGACATGA
- a CDS encoding PQQ-dependent sugar dehydrogenase, translating to MKHLLSSIATLALSAGLAHAQAANVPDNLEKLSNFQSTGVTDFTFIEQGGDYAEGIKKTLEQISLPDGFKIGLYAVVPDARHMAVGPQGIVTFVGTRKDKVWSVTDRNKDRVADEVKDFAPSLQFSIPNGPCFSKDGFLYIAEQNRVLLFPAAEFFYESPDVAAFNLVAKGDLIPEDEESFNHTARVCDIGPDGKIYISLGQPFNVAPKDRLEKYNEVGIGGIIRMNTDGTGREVFTYGVRNSVGQDFHPETGELWWTDNQVDGMGDDIPPGELNRQTEAGQHFGHPWYGGGSVRTNEYKGEEVPVDVVMPAVETVAHAADLGMAFYTGKMFPAKYKNAIFSAQHGSWNRTEPVGARVMVTFIDAEGNATMEPFAEGWIDENGEYLGRPVDVAQLRDGSILVSDDLAGAIYRIWYEGN from the coding sequence ATGAAGCATCTGCTGTCATCCATCGCCACTCTGGCGCTCAGCGCCGGGCTTGCCCATGCGCAAGCTGCCAACGTGCCGGACAATCTGGAAAAACTTTCAAATTTTCAGTCCACCGGCGTCACTGATTTCACGTTCATCGAACAGGGCGGCGACTATGCCGAGGGGATCAAGAAAACGCTCGAGCAGATCAGCCTGCCCGACGGGTTCAAGATCGGCCTTTACGCGGTTGTGCCCGATGCGCGCCACATGGCTGTAGGTCCGCAAGGCATCGTGACCTTCGTGGGCACCCGCAAGGACAAGGTGTGGTCCGTTACCGACCGCAACAAGGACCGCGTCGCCGACGAGGTCAAGGATTTCGCCCCGTCGCTCCAATTCTCGATCCCCAATGGCCCCTGCTTTTCCAAGGACGGTTTTCTCTATATCGCTGAACAGAACCGCGTGCTGCTCTTTCCCGCCGCCGAGTTCTTTTACGAAAGCCCGGATGTGGCAGCCTTTAACCTTGTGGCCAAGGGTGATCTGATCCCAGAGGACGAAGAAAGCTTTAACCATACCGCGCGGGTTTGTGACATCGGGCCAGATGGCAAGATTTACATTTCGCTTGGTCAGCCCTTCAACGTGGCCCCCAAGGATCGGCTTGAGAAATATAACGAGGTGGGCATTGGTGGCATCATCCGCATGAACACCGATGGCACGGGGCGCGAGGTCTTTACCTATGGCGTGCGCAATTCGGTTGGTCAGGATTTCCATCCCGAAACCGGCGAGTTGTGGTGGACAGACAATCAGGTCGACGGCATGGGCGATGACATTCCGCCGGGCGAGTTGAACCGTCAAACCGAGGCGGGCCAGCATTTCGGCCATCCGTGGTATGGTGGTGGATCCGTGCGCACCAACGAGTACAAGGGTGAAGAAGTCCCTGTAGACGTGGTGATGCCTGCCGTCGAAACTGTGGCCCATGCGGCCGACCTTGGCATGGCATTCTACACCGGCAAGATGTTCCCTGCCAAATACAAGAACGCCATCTTCTCGGCGCAGCATGGCTCTTGGAACCGCACTGAACCGGTTGGTGCCCGCGTGATGGTTACGTTCATCGACGCAGAGGGCAATGCCACGATGGAGCCCTTTGCCGAGGGTTGGATCGACGAGAACGGCGAATACCTTGGCCGCCCGGTCGATGTGGCGCAGTTGCGCGATGGTTCGATCCTTGTGTCTGATGACCTTGCCGGGGCGATCTATCGCATCTGGTATGAGGGCAATTGA
- the rlmH gene encoding 23S rRNA (pseudouridine(1915)-N(3))-methyltransferase RlmH has product MRVHICAVGRLRTGPERVLFDDYVTRFDRTGRAHGLGPATLIEVEDKKGGGMSAEATLLDRVIPQGAVLAVLDERGKEITSPEFADTLAGWRDAGRSDLALVIGGADGIAPELRARADFALSFGRMVWPHMLVRVMLAEQLYRAASILAGSPYHRV; this is encoded by the coding sequence ATGCGGGTTCATATCTGCGCGGTGGGCCGGTTGCGGACCGGCCCGGAACGTGTGTTGTTCGACGATTATGTCACCCGGTTCGACCGAACGGGGCGCGCGCATGGCCTTGGCCCTGCGACGCTGATTGAGGTCGAAGATAAGAAGGGTGGGGGCATGTCCGCCGAGGCCACCTTGCTTGATCGGGTGATTCCCCAAGGTGCCGTGCTTGCGGTGCTTGATGAGCGCGGTAAAGAGATCACCTCTCCCGAATTTGCCGATACGCTGGCGGGCTGGCGCGATGCCGGGCGCAGCGATCTGGCTTTGGTGATCGGTGGGGCCGATGGCATCGCGCCTGAATTGCGCGCCCGTGCCGATTTCGCGCTGTCCTTTGGCCGCATGGTCTGGCCACATATGCTGGTGCGGGTGATGCTGGCGGAACAGCTCTATCGCGCGGCCTCGATCCTCGCCGGTAGCCCCTACCACCGGGTTTGA
- a CDS encoding aspartate-semialdehyde dehydrogenase yields the protein MGYKIVVAGATGNVGREMLNILAEREFPVDEIAVLASRRSLGTEVSFGDRTLKTQDLDTFDFSGWDMALFAIGSDATKVYAPKAAKAGCVVIDNSSLYRYDPDVPLVVPEVNADAVMGYAKKNIIANPNCSTAQMVVALKPLHDRARIKRVVVSTYQSVSGAGKEGMDELWDQTKAVYNPTDDKPAKKFTKQIAFNVIPHIDVFLEDGQTKEEWKMVAETKKILDSKIKVTATCVRVPVFVGHSEAINIEFEDHLDEAEARDILRESPGIMVIDKRENGGYVTPIECVGDYATFISRIRQDPTIDNGINLWCVSDNLRKGAALNAVQIAEVLGQRVLKKG from the coding sequence ATGGGTTACAAGATCGTCGTCGCAGGTGCCACGGGCAACGTGGGCCGCGAAATGCTGAACATCCTCGCCGAGCGCGAGTTTCCGGTCGATGAGATCGCGGTACTTGCGTCCCGCCGTTCTCTGGGCACCGAAGTCAGCTTTGGCGACCGAACTCTCAAGACCCAAGATCTTGATACGTTCGACTTCTCAGGTTGGGACATGGCGCTGTTCGCCATCGGGTCGGACGCAACCAAGGTCTACGCCCCCAAGGCGGCCAAGGCGGGCTGTGTCGTGATCGACAACTCGTCGCTCTATCGCTATGACCCCGACGTGCCGCTGGTCGTTCCGGAAGTGAACGCCGATGCGGTCATGGGCTATGCCAAGAAGAACATCATCGCCAACCCCAACTGTTCAACCGCGCAGATGGTTGTGGCACTCAAGCCGCTGCACGACCGCGCACGCATCAAGCGCGTTGTCGTCTCGACCTATCAGTCGGTATCCGGCGCAGGCAAAGAGGGCATGGATGAGCTGTGGGACCAGACCAAAGCGGTCTACAACCCGACCGATGACAAGCCTGCCAAGAAATTCACCAAGCAGATCGCGTTCAACGTGATCCCGCATATCGACGTATTTCTTGAGGATGGGCAAACCAAGGAAGAGTGGAAGATGGTCGCTGAGACCAAGAAGATCCTCGATTCCAAGATCAAAGTTACAGCCACCTGCGTGCGGGTTCCGGTCTTTGTCGGCCATTCCGAGGCCATCAATATCGAGTTCGAGGATCATCTGGACGAAGCTGAAGCGCGCGACATCCTGCGCGAATCCCCCGGGATCATGGTGATCGACAAGCGTGAGAACGGTGGCTACGTGACGCCGATCGAATGCGTCGGTGACTACGCCACCTTCATCAGCCGTATTCGGCAGGACCCGACGATTGATAATGGCATTAACCTGTGGTGCGTCAGCGACAACCTGCGCAAGGGCGCGGCGCTGAACGCTGTGCAGATCGCTGAAGTGCTGGGTCAACGGGTGCTGAAAAAGGGCTGA
- a CDS encoding c-type cytochrome, whose product MLKACILGLGGVFLAQIAMAEGLTGDPEAGRKLAGQCRTCHGIEGMAKMPIVPHIGGENPAYIEHQLTAFREGRRVHEMMSVVAASLSDQAIADLAAWYSSQTPVATLAPSQTAENAPETCTACHGADGIALIDDAPNLAGETVMYIDTQLKAFRTGKRQHDIMSGIAAEMTNDEIRAVAEWYSSVQFKVAPVQ is encoded by the coding sequence ATGCTTAAGGCATGTATCTTGGGTCTGGGCGGGGTTTTCCTCGCCCAAATCGCCATGGCAGAGGGACTGACCGGCGACCCAGAGGCGGGGCGCAAACTGGCCGGTCAATGCCGCACCTGTCACGGTATCGAAGGCATGGCCAAAATGCCCATCGTGCCCCATATCGGCGGCGAGAACCCGGCCTATATCGAGCATCAACTGACCGCGTTCCGCGAGGGGCGGCGGGTGCATGAAATGATGAGCGTGGTCGCGGCCAGCCTCAGCGATCAGGCGATTGCCGATCTGGCGGCCTGGTATAGCAGCCAGACGCCGGTCGCCACTCTGGCCCCAAGCCAGACGGCCGAGAATGCGCCCGAGACCTGCACCGCCTGTCATGGCGCAGATGGGATCGCGCTGATCGACGATGCGCCCAATCTGGCGGGTGAGACGGTGATGTATATCGACACACAGCTCAAAGCATTCCGCACCGGCAAACGTCAGCACGACATCATGAGCGGCATCGCCGCTGAGATGACAAATGACGAAATCCGTGCGGTGGCGGAATGGTATTCTTCCGTTCAGTTCAAGGTCGCGCCGGTGCAGTAA
- the mscL gene encoding large conductance mechanosensitive channel protein MscL — MIQEFKDFIAKGNVMDMAVGIIIGAAFTAIVGSLVADLINPIISLFLGGIDFSGLYIVLGSGDYASIAAAEEAGAAVFAYGRFVMAVINFLIIAWVVFILVKLVNRAKDATSKPKPEAAAADPGPSELDILMEIRDALKK; from the coding sequence ATGATTCAGGAATTCAAGGACTTCATCGCTAAGGGCAATGTCATGGACATGGCCGTTGGTATCATCATCGGGGCGGCCTTTACGGCGATTGTCGGCTCGCTTGTTGCCGATCTGATCAACCCGATCATCAGCCTGTTCTTGGGCGGCATTGACTTTTCGGGCCTCTATATCGTGCTGGGCTCGGGCGACTATGCCTCGATCGCTGCCGCAGAAGAGGCGGGCGCCGCGGTGTTCGCTTATGGCCGGTTCGTCATGGCCGTTATCAACTTTTTGATCATCGCTTGGGTGGTGTTCATTCTGGTCAAGCTGGTAAACCGCGCCAAGGATGCCACATCCAAGCCGAAACCAGAGGCAGCCGCCGCTGATCCCGGCCCGTCCGAACTGGATATTCTGATGGAAATCCGCGACGCGCTGAAAAAGTAA
- the rsfS gene encoding ribosome silencing factor has protein sequence MMPTMTADSEAQLAAILTSLDDDKAEDVVQIDLRGKTAMCDYMVICSGRSSRQVSAIAEKLMDRLKQDMGIVSRTEGKETGDWVLIDTGDVVVHVFRPEVRDFYQLEKMWLPSGQTAASQV, from the coding sequence ATGATGCCCACCATGACCGCAGACAGCGAAGCGCAGCTTGCGGCGATCCTGACATCTCTTGACGATGACAAGGCCGAAGATGTTGTGCAGATCGACCTGCGCGGCAAAACAGCCATGTGCGACTATATGGTGATCTGTTCGGGGCGTTCCTCGCGGCAGGTGTCTGCCATCGCCGAGAAACTGATGGACCGTCTCAAGCAGGATATGGGGATCGTGTCCCGTACAGAGGGCAAGGAAACCGGCGATTGGGTGCTGATCGACACAGGCGATGTCGTCGTTCATGTGTTCCGCCCCGAGGTTCGCGATTTCTATCAGCTTGAGAAAATGTGGCTGCCTTCCGGGCAGACGGCGGCATCTCAAGTCTGA